Below is a genomic region from Balaenoptera acutorostrata chromosome 9, mBalAcu1.1, whole genome shotgun sequence.
CTTCTCCCAAACACACTGTCAAAGTCTCCCTACCCCACGCCATCCCCTAGTTTTCTCAGATGTCTTTTAGCAACCATCTGCTAACTTTTCCATTCCAGGCTTCTTGATTAGTCACTTCCTGTGCTTTCACCCCGATGTTTATCAAATGTGTGTTGATCCATTTAATGGACAAGCCCCATTTAGAAAGCATTTATTGGTGAGGTGTCCAGCCTTGAATTGTGCTGAACAGCCCCTTTGTACAGAGAGGACGAGCAAGTTCTAGAGTTATGCCCCCTGCAAGGGTCTGCTACTGCTCGCTGAGTGGACGCCCCCAGTGTGATCGGTTCACATCGTTAGTCACCCACACGAGCAGCATATGGTAGTGGAGGTAAAGGAGGAGGGAGACCTGCCCAAAGAGCAGCCCTGTCTCTTCTCCCCTCACTGAAAAAGTGAGAAATGAAAGACAAACATGATGACATAAAAACCGCTTATATAAATGAATCTATAAATAGATACAGATTCAGACAGCACAAGTCCACAAGTGCTGAAGGAACACGCAGACATGAGAACAGGGAAGAGTTCAGAAAGGAGGATGTTATGAAGGAGGAGGCCGTGGTTAAGAAGGAGTGGGTAGTAACCATCTGGGGAAAAGGTGATTGGGTAGAGaaagggggcagggctgggctttTAAAGCTGGGAAAAGTCATTACATCACTCCTACTAGGTGCCTATACATTCAGGCAGCACACCACGCACTACAGAAGGCAAGAGGTGTCAACACAGCCCTGCCGTACCCTATAGTGAAGGGAGGCCTACCTAGAAAGCTCACTGGGTGGCCTGTGATGGGACAAGAGCTGGCCTGAGTCACGGGAAACCTCTGTGAGCTCTGCACTGGAAACCAGTATTCTCCAAACCCGAGAATGGAGTCAGCATCAGCCATATTTTACAGACCCACTCACTCAGGGGTTAAACCACCCAGTCTCTTGTTCAGCCTCAGTCCTGTCCCTCCGAAACACCTTCCACCTTCCATCCTTTCCCGGCCCTCCTCCCACAACACAAACCAGCCATTGAATATGAGGAAACCAAAACTGCTTAGCCTGCAAGCAAATGTCAGATAGAGAACAGCATCATGAACTAATTCTTGGAGAAAGTACTCCAAGATACTCCAAGATGGGGATAGAAGTGTTCACTCTTATCCTAAAACTGCCTCATCTGGGCACATCTGCCATGTTTTAATGCCAATTCCATGGCTACTCAGAAAGCACAGCTGAAGAGGAGGAAATCAGTCCACATGATCCTTAGAGAGCACATCTGAGAAAGATTTTTCAATTTTGGCTACTAAAAGGCTTGGTGaggttttcaagttttttttcctAGCTGTAAAGTCTTTTCTTCAAGCAAAATATTACGCAGAAGCACAATATATAACGCAGATTTAAATGGAGCTTCTGGTTTGGCTAAAGTTAGGGTGAAGGACGTTTTTCCTCTAAGGTGACACTTCCATGGAAACCCCCCCTCAGGTTCCTGGgaacacagtttgagaaccactggcctaatgCAACAGAGGACAGGAATCTATCTGGGACAGTTAAGGGAAACCTATCAGCATTCCAACTTTCTGTCTTGGAAAAACAAGTGGATCCTTCCCTTTGTAGCCACTCAAACCCTGGGCCTGTAGCTCTGTAGTCACTATGGGCCCCATGACAAAGTGCATCTGTTCATCCAACCCAGTCCCTTTGTGATCTCAGTTCTCACCTGCTTTGGCAAAGTCGTCCCGGTTATAACTGAAATCCTTGAGGAAGGTGATACTCTCACTTCCAGGGTTGTACCTCCGAGATGTCTCCAGAAGCATGACCTGCACACAAATATTGGGCTGGTCTTGGCCCAGGGCACCTTCAAGGGAAGGTCGAGCCCCTCATCCCTACTTCCCAGTGCATGGGGCTTCCCAGCTGGCGGGCTGGGGGCCCCTCCCACAGACATCCCGCTCTGGTCCTCCCTTCGCCCTCGGCCTTGCCAGCCACCTCAATTGCAGAGGTCTTCAGGAGGGCAATCTGGTCCTCCCGGCTGAGCTGCAGGAAGCCCGGCAGCTGTTTGGCAAAATCAACGATCTCCTGCACAGAGACAATGGCCAGCTCCGTGAAGTGGGCAAAGCGTTGCTGACGGGCCTCCCGACTCTGCGGATCTGGTGCCATGGGCCAGGGCTACCCCGAAAGGcaaggaggaaagaaacaaacCACTCTGAGTCAGGCATCAAGAAGCCAGCGGGTGCTCTGGGCACAGcgacccctccccaggcccctcagGTACCGTGACTCGAAGCCGGTCCGAGAAGGAACGTCTGTTACACTGCTGCTGGGCAGCCACCAGCTTCTCAATCATGCCCAGCTGCTCCGGGCTGAGCTGGGGCAGGACTTGGGGCGGAGAGGAAGCCCTCGGGGGCACGGATGTGGCCTGAGCCTGTTCCTCCTCTTGCCGCTTCAGTTTCTTCAGACGGATCTGTTCTTCTGACAGAACACCTGAGAACAGAGCCAGAtgtgaggaggggagaagagggggagACAGGAAGTGGGGATGGGGCAGAGGCGTAGTTTGAGGCTCCAGAAAAGCAGAGAGTGTTAGGTAAGGACAAGGAAGAGATTTTAATCCACACTTAGGGACCGTGTAGGAAGGCCCATAGGCTCAGCTGCCTTTCTGCCCCCAGACCTTGGCACCCAGACATGCCCTCTTCCCCATCGGCctaaccacccccctcccccagctccagtCCCCAGACACTCACACTCCTCCCGCATGCCGGCCTGGCGGCATTTGCGAAGGCGGCACTCCTGGCACTTGCGACGCATGTAGGTGTCCATGGGGCAGTGGCCCCCACTGTGGCAGACGTAGCGCGCCCCTTTGATGACACTGCGGCGGAAGAATCCCTTGCAGCCCTCGCAGCTCAGCACGTTGTAGTGGAAGCCAGAAGCCTTGTCTCCACACACACTGCACAGCTCATTCCCCAGCATTTTGGGGGCTGGCCCCTTTTTCCGCTTTTGTGGACGAAGCTCTGGGTACAGGAAAGAGCCTTAATGTTCTTCTTCAGGGAAAAGGCTTGGTGCCCAGCTGGCCACTGCCCTGAGCACTCAGTGACCTTCATTTACTTCACTGTACAAAGTCTATCTAGTCTCTCTATTCTAAGAAAGTAGCTCTCGTATGCAAAGTTGTATTATGTCCTAGGTACTGTCTGAGCCCTTTATGTGCACTGATCCTTACAACCATAAGAGATAGGTActcttgttatttccattttacaaataaggaaactgaggctcagaaaggcgtaagaaacaaaatttatacTCAGATCACTTAGGTCTAGTTGACTCCAAAGTTTGGACTTAACCATGATCTTATAAGGTAAAGAGCCCTGAAGTTACCCCTTCCGGATCCAGGGAGCCCTTACCTCCTCCAAATCCAGCAGCTCCTCACCTGTGGACTCTGGAGGGGCCTCCACCCCGGGGAGCAGGGCTGTGGGCTCTGTtgcctccagccccaccctcgAAGTGCCCCCAGCAGATTGGGGTGTGCTAGATTCCTCCCTGAGGATACAGTTGCTGCTTCCCAGAGGCTGGCTGCTTGCATCTTGTGCATCTGGCTCCCACAGCTCCACTGCACAGTCTGAACCCCGAAAGAGAGGCACAAGGGGGTCTCAGGTCCCCAGCATTCTCCTGGGAAACTGCAAACTTATCTTCACCCATAGAGGGCAGTAAAACGTCGGCTCCGGCTTTGGGACCCTGAGATTTGTATGGGCTCTAGGGCTAATCACTTGTAGTCCCCTGCACCTCAATACCTTAAATAAGGATGTTAACCTTTGTCCCCTTGCGGGGCTGAAGTGCATCCATCTCAGAGATCAGACAGAACTCTTGAAAGCCAAGCTGGATAAGCATTGGACATGCCAAGCCTCCCCAGCAGCAAGCCCGGCTTGAGAAGGACAGACGGGTATCTGCAAGGGCCAGGCACCAGAACCAGGGCAGAGACAGTCTGGGCAGAAGGAGGCAAGCAACACCAAGAGCAGCTCTGGACTGCTCTCCAGGGAAGGGCAGAAGGTAGGTAGTGAAGGAGGCTGATTCCCGCGGGAGGAGAGGAGTTGGGGCCTGGGCTCAGGGGAGAGGGCTGGAGTGAAGAAGCTTACCAGGAGAAACATCAGGCACAGGGGCCTCCAGCCACAAAGACATCTCTTCCTGGAGCCCTGGACATTACCAAGGGACTGTCCTGCAGGAATGATCCAGGTTACACTCTTCCCAAACTGGGTTCCCTCCCCTCCTGATCCTGCTTTTTGTCTGTACTCACGTATCAGCTAACATTTACTTGCCACATATGTGTCAGCCTGTGCTAAGGCTTTCCATGCCTTCCTCACAATATCCCTATGAGGTCAGGGCTATTCTCAagcccaatttacagatgaggaaactggggttcaaagacattaagaaaatagCCTATGGGCACACAGTTAGGCAGTGGTAGAGCCAAGACTCCGACTCTGGTCTCTCTGACATCGAAGTCTGATTTCTTGGCTACCATGCCACCTTTTCTCCCCAGGACCCCCTCCAGGCCATCAGGGAATGTTTGGGCACAACTGCCCCGCTTCTGTCAGAGCCCCTTCCCCCTCACTCTAGCACTGCGGACCGCCAAAGTTGGGCAGAATCAGGACATGTGATCGAGGCTCCCTCCACCCAGTGAAACACACTGCTGGTTAGACAACCTCACTCCTGCCACCTTCC
It encodes:
- the NR1H3 gene encoding oxysterols receptor LXR-alpha isoform X1; its protein translation is MSLWLEAPVPDVSPDCAVELWEPDAQDASSQPLGSSNCILREESSTPQSAGGTSRVGLEATEPTALLPGVEAPPESTELRPQKRKKGPAPKMLGNELCSVCGDKASGFHYNVLSCEGCKGFFRRSVIKGARYVCHSGGHCPMDTYMRRKCQECRLRKCRQAGMREECVLSEEQIRLKKLKRQEEEQAQATSVPPRASSPPQVLPQLSPEQLGMIEKLVAAQQQCNRRSFSDRLRVTPWPMAPDPQSREARQQRFAHFTELAIVSVQEIVDFAKQLPGFLQLSREDQIALLKTSAIEVMLLETSRRYNPGSESITFLKDFSYNRDDFAKAGLQVEFINPIFEFSRAMNELQLNDAEFALLIAISIFSADRPNVQDQLQVERLQHTYVEALHAYVSIHHPHDRLMFPRMLMKLVNLRTLSSVHSEQVFALRLQDKKLPPLLSEIWDVHE
- the NR1H3 gene encoding oxysterols receptor LXR-alpha isoform X4 encodes the protein MSLWLEAPVPDVSPDCAVELWEPDAQDASSQPLGSSNCILREESSTPQSAGGTSRVGLEATEPTALLPGVEAPPESTELRPQKRKKGPAPKMLGNELCSVCGDKASGFHYNVLSCEGCKGFFRRSVIKGARYVCHSGGHCPMDTYMRRKCQECRLRKCRQAGMREECVLSEEQIRLKKLKRQEEEQAQATSVPPRASSPPQVLPQLSPEQLGMIEKLVAAQQQCNRRSFSDRLRVTPWPMAPDPQSREARQQRFAHFTELAIVSVQEIVDFAKQLPGFLQLSREDQIALLKTSAIEVMLLETSRRYNPGSESITFLKDFSYNRDDFAKAGPADVPTDANETGEPPDTEQRPFRASVCTAPAG
- the NR1H3 gene encoding oxysterols receptor LXR-alpha isoform X3, yielding MSLWLEAPVPDVSPELRPQKRKKGPAPKMLGNELCSVCGDKASGFHYNVLSCEGCKGFFRRSVIKGARYVCHSGGHCPMDTYMRRKCQECRLRKCRQAGMREECVLSEEQIRLKKLKRQEEEQAQATSVPPRASSPPQVLPQLSPEQLGMIEKLVAAQQQCNRRSFSDRLRVTPWPMAPDPQSREARQQRFAHFTELAIVSVQEIVDFAKQLPGFLQLSREDQIALLKTSAIEVMLLETSRRYNPGSESITFLKDFSYNRDDFAKAGLQVEFINPIFEFSRAMNELQLNDAEFALLIAISIFSADRPNVQDQLQVERLQHTYVEALHAYVSIHHPHDRLMFPRMLMKLVNLRTLSSVHSEQVFALRLQDKKLPPLLSEIWDVHE
- the NR1H3 gene encoding oxysterols receptor LXR-alpha isoform X5: MLGNELCSVCGDKASGFHYNVLSCEGCKGFFRRSVIKGARYVCHSGGHCPMDTYMRRKCQECRLRKCRQAGMREECVLSEEQIRLKKLKRQEEEQAQATSVPPRASSPPQVLPQLSPEQLGMIEKLVAAQQQCNRRSFSDRLRVTPWPMAPDPQSREARQQRFAHFTELAIVSVQEIVDFAKQLPGFLQLSREDQIALLKTSAIEVMLLETSRRYNPGSESITFLKDFSYNRDDFAKAGLQVEFINPIFEFSRAMNELQLNDAEFALLIAISIFSADRPNVQDQLQVERLQHTYVEALHAYVSIHHPHDRLMFPRMLMKLVNLRTLSSVHSEQVFALRLQDKKLPPLLSEIWDVHE
- the NR1H3 gene encoding oxysterols receptor LXR-alpha isoform X2, with translation MSLWLEAPVPDVSPDCAVELWEPDAQDASSQPLGSSNCILREESSTPQSAGGTSRVGLEATEPTALLPGVEAPPESTELRPQKRKKGPAPKMLGNELCSVCGDKASGFHYNVLSCEGCKGFFRRSVIKGARYVCHSGGHCPMDTYMRRKCQECRLRKCRQAGMREECVLSEEQIRLKKLKRQEEEQAQATSVPPRASSPPQVLPQLSPEQLGMIEKLVAAQQQCNRRSFSDRLRVTPWPMAPDPQSREARQQRFAHFTELAIVSVQEIVDFAKQLPGFLQLSREDQIALLKTSAIEVMLLETSRRYNPGSESITFLKDFSYNRDDFAKAGLQVEFINPIFEFSRAMNELQLNDAEFALLIAISIFSAGPADVPTDANETGEPPDTEQRPFRASVCTAPAG